In the genome of Xanthomonas translucens pv. cerealis, one region contains:
- the rpoC gene encoding DNA-directed RNA polymerase subunit beta', which translates to MKDLLNLFNQQRQTLDFDAIKIALASPDLIRSWSFGEVKKPETINYRTFKPERDGLFCAAIFGPIKDYECLCGKYKRMKHRGVVCEKCGTEVTLAKVRRERMGHIDLASPVAHIWFLKSLPSRIGLMLDMTLRDIERVLYFEAYVVTEPGLTALERRQLLTEEQFLTARQEHGDDFDAAMGAEAVYELLRTIDLQSEMTRLREEIAGTGSETKLKRLTKRIKLVEAFLESGNRPEWMVMTVLPVLPPDLRPLVPLDGGRFATSDLNDLYRRVINRNNRLRRLLELNAPDIIVRNEKRMLQESVDALLDNGRRGRAITGTNKRPLKSLADMIKGKQGRFRQNLLGKRVDYSGRSVIVVGPTLRLHECGLPKKMALELFKPFVFAKLQRRGLATTIKAAKKLVEREEAEVWDILEEVIREHPVLLNRAPTLHRLGIQAFEPVLIEGKAIQLHPLVCTAFNADFDGDQMAVHVPLSLEAQLEARALMMSTNNILSPANGEPIIVPSQDVVLGLYYMSRALENKKGEGMVFANIAEVKRAYDNRAVELHAKVKVRITETVIDEDGNRSKKTSIVDTTIGRALLAEILPEGLPFALANTELTKKNISRLINSSYRQLGLKDSVVFADKLMYTGFAYATRAGVSIGIDDMLIPDEKKGILTEAEAEVLEIQEQYQSGLVTAGERYNKVVDIWSRTNERIAKAMMDTIGTEKVTNAKGEIIDQKSMNSLYIMADSGARGSQAQIRQLAGMRGLMARPDGSIIETPIKANFREGLNVQEYFNSTHGARKGLADTALKTANSGYLTRRLVDVAQDVVITEPDCGTTEGLTMTPIVEGGDVVEPLRDRVLGRVVAEDVFLPGNDEDPIVTRNTLLDEQWVAKLEEAGVQTLKVRSTITCASSFGVCARCYGRDLARGHLVNIGEAVGVIAAQSIGEPGTQLTMRTFHIGGAASRAAAVDNITVKTTGSIKFNNLKSVEHANGSLVAVSRSGELSVLDGHGRERERYKLAYGATITAKDGDAVKAGQSVANWDPHNHPIVSEVAGFIRFIDFIDGVTVIEKTDDLTGLASREITDPKRRGTQAKDLRPIVRIVDGKGNDLNIPGTDLPAQYLLPPRSIVNLQDGAAVGVGDVVAKIPQEASKTRDITGGLPRVADLFEARKPKDPAILAERSGIISFGKDTKGKQRLIIKDTDGSEHEELIPKYRQIIVFEGEHVAKGETVVDGEPSPQDILRLLGVEPLAAYLVKEIQDVYRLQGVKINDKHIEVITRQMLRKVEITDQGNSKFLNGEQAERQRVIEENARLGTRNELPAKYDPVLLGITKASLATESFISAASFQETTRVLTEAAVRGTSDTLRGLKENVIVGRLIPAGTGLAYHSLRRRNSSGLTESEMQTLSGGNAEPVVEAPAAAAASSEE; encoded by the coding sequence ATGAAAGACCTGCTCAACCTCTTCAACCAGCAGCGCCAGACGCTGGACTTCGACGCGATCAAGATCGCGTTGGCCTCGCCTGACCTGATCCGTTCGTGGTCCTTCGGCGAAGTGAAGAAGCCGGAAACGATCAACTACCGCACCTTCAAGCCCGAGCGCGACGGCCTGTTCTGCGCTGCCATCTTCGGCCCGATCAAGGACTACGAGTGCCTGTGCGGCAAGTACAAGCGCATGAAGCACCGTGGCGTGGTCTGCGAGAAGTGCGGCACCGAAGTGACCCTGGCCAAGGTGCGCCGCGAGCGCATGGGCCATATCGACTTGGCCTCGCCGGTCGCGCACATCTGGTTCCTGAAGTCGCTGCCCTCGCGCATCGGCCTGATGCTGGACATGACCCTGCGCGACATCGAGCGCGTGCTGTACTTCGAAGCCTACGTGGTGACCGAGCCGGGCCTGACCGCCCTGGAGCGCCGCCAGTTGCTGACCGAAGAGCAGTTCCTGACCGCGCGCCAGGAGCACGGCGACGACTTCGATGCCGCGATGGGCGCCGAGGCGGTGTACGAGTTGCTGCGCACGATCGATCTGCAGTCGGAAATGACCCGCCTGCGCGAGGAAATCGCCGGCACCGGGTCGGAAACCAAGCTCAAGCGTCTGACCAAGCGCATCAAGCTTGTCGAAGCCTTCCTCGAGTCGGGCAACCGTCCGGAGTGGATGGTGATGACGGTGCTGCCGGTGCTGCCGCCGGACCTGCGTCCGTTGGTGCCGCTGGACGGCGGCCGCTTCGCGACCTCCGATCTGAACGACCTGTACCGCCGCGTCATCAACCGCAACAACCGCCTGCGCCGCCTGCTCGAGCTCAACGCGCCGGACATCATCGTGCGCAACGAAAAGCGCATGCTGCAGGAGTCGGTGGATGCGCTGCTGGACAACGGCCGTCGCGGCCGTGCCATCACCGGCACCAACAAGCGCCCGCTGAAGTCGCTGGCCGACATGATCAAGGGCAAGCAGGGCCGGTTCCGCCAGAACCTGCTCGGCAAGCGCGTGGACTACTCCGGCCGTTCGGTCATCGTGGTCGGCCCGACCCTGCGCCTGCACGAGTGCGGCCTGCCGAAGAAGATGGCGCTGGAGCTGTTCAAGCCGTTCGTGTTCGCCAAGCTGCAGCGTCGCGGCCTGGCCACCACCATCAAGGCCGCCAAGAAGCTGGTCGAGCGCGAAGAAGCCGAAGTCTGGGACATCCTGGAAGAGGTCATCCGCGAACATCCGGTGCTGCTGAACCGTGCGCCGACCCTGCACCGCCTGGGCATCCAGGCGTTCGAGCCGGTGCTGATCGAAGGCAAGGCGATCCAGCTGCATCCGCTGGTGTGTACTGCGTTCAACGCCGACTTCGATGGCGACCAGATGGCCGTGCACGTGCCGCTGTCGCTGGAAGCGCAGCTGGAAGCGCGCGCGCTGATGATGTCCACCAACAACATCCTGTCGCCGGCCAACGGCGAGCCGATCATCGTGCCGTCGCAGGACGTGGTGCTGGGCCTGTACTACATGAGCCGCGCCCTGGAGAACAAGAAGGGCGAGGGCATGGTGTTCGCCAACATCGCCGAAGTGAAGCGCGCCTACGACAACCGTGCGGTCGAACTGCACGCCAAGGTCAAGGTCCGCATCACCGAGACGGTGATCGACGAGGACGGCAACCGCAGCAAGAAGACCTCGATCGTGGACACCACGATCGGGCGTGCGCTGCTGGCCGAAATCCTGCCGGAAGGCCTGCCGTTCGCGCTGGCCAACACCGAGCTGACCAAGAAGAACATCAGCCGCCTGATCAACTCCAGCTACCGCCAGCTGGGCCTGAAGGACAGCGTCGTGTTCGCCGACAAGCTGATGTACACCGGCTTCGCCTACGCGACCCGCGCCGGCGTGTCGATCGGCATCGACGACATGCTGATTCCGGACGAGAAGAAGGGCATCCTGACCGAGGCCGAAGCCGAAGTGCTGGAAATCCAGGAGCAGTACCAGTCCGGCCTGGTCACCGCCGGCGAGCGCTACAACAAGGTCGTGGACATCTGGTCGCGCACCAACGAGCGTATCGCCAAGGCGATGATGGACACCATCGGCACCGAGAAGGTCACCAATGCCAAGGGCGAGATCATCGACCAGAAGTCGATGAACTCGCTGTACATCATGGCCGACTCCGGTGCGCGTGGCAGTCAGGCGCAGATCCGTCAGCTGGCCGGCATGCGCGGCCTGATGGCGCGCCCGGACGGCTCGATCATCGAGACCCCGATCAAGGCCAACTTCCGCGAAGGCTTGAATGTGCAGGAGTACTTCAACTCCACCCACGGCGCGCGTAAGGGTCTGGCCGATACCGCGCTGAAGACCGCCAACTCCGGTTATCTGACCCGTCGCTTGGTCGACGTGGCGCAGGACGTGGTGATCACCGAACCCGATTGCGGCACCACCGAAGGGTTGACCATGACCCCGATCGTGGAAGGTGGCGACGTGGTCGAGCCGTTGCGCGACCGCGTGCTCGGCCGCGTGGTGGCCGAGGACGTGTTCCTGCCGGGCAACGACGAAGATCCGATCGTCACCCGCAACACGCTGCTCGACGAGCAGTGGGTGGCCAAGCTGGAAGAGGCCGGCGTGCAGACGCTGAAGGTGCGCTCCACGATCACCTGCGCCTCCTCGTTCGGCGTGTGCGCCCGCTGCTACGGCCGCGACCTGGCGCGCGGTCACCTGGTCAACATCGGCGAAGCGGTCGGCGTCATCGCCGCGCAGTCGATCGGCGAGCCGGGCACCCAGCTGACCATGCGGACCTTCCACATCGGCGGCGCGGCATCGCGTGCGGCGGCGGTAGACAACATCACGGTCAAGACCACCGGTTCGATCAAGTTCAACAACCTCAAGTCGGTCGAGCACGCCAACGGTTCGCTGGTGGCGGTGTCGCGTTCGGGCGAACTGTCGGTGCTCGACGGCCATGGCCGCGAGCGCGAGCGCTACAAGCTGGCCTACGGCGCCACGATCACCGCGAAGGACGGCGACGCGGTCAAGGCCGGCCAGTCGGTGGCCAACTGGGATCCGCATAACCACCCGATCGTGTCGGAAGTGGCCGGTTTCATCCGCTTCATCGACTTCATCGACGGCGTCACCGTCATCGAGAAGACCGACGACCTGACCGGCCTGGCCTCGCGCGAGATCACCGATCCGAAGCGTCGCGGCACCCAGGCCAAGGACCTGCGCCCGATCGTGCGCATCGTCGACGGCAAGGGCAACGACCTGAACATCCCGGGCACCGATCTGCCGGCGCAGTATTTGCTGCCGCCGCGCTCGATCGTCAACCTGCAGGACGGTGCGGCGGTGGGCGTGGGCGACGTGGTCGCGAAGATCCCGCAGGAAGCGTCCAAGACCCGCGACATCACCGGTGGTCTGCCGCGCGTGGCCGATCTGTTCGAAGCACGCAAGCCGAAGGATCCGGCGATCCTGGCCGAGCGCTCGGGCATCATCAGCTTCGGTAAGGACACCAAGGGCAAGCAGCGCCTGATCATCAAGGATACCGATGGTTCGGAACACGAAGAGCTGATCCCGAAGTACCGCCAGATCATCGTGTTCGAAGGCGAGCACGTGGCCAAGGGCGAGACCGTGGTGGACGGCGAGCCGAGCCCGCAGGACATCCTGCGCCTGCTCGGCGTGGAGCCGCTGGCCGCGTACCTGGTCAAGGAAATCCAGGACGTGTACCGCCTGCAGGGCGTGAAGATCAACGACAAGCACATCGAGGTCATCACCCGGCAGATGCTGCGCAAGGTCGAGATCACCGACCAGGGCAACAGCAAGTTCCTCAACGGCGAGCAGGCCGAGCGCCAGCGCGTCATCGAGGAAAATGCCCGTCTGGGCACCCGCAACGAGCTGCCGGCCAAGTACGACCCGGTGCTGCTGGGCATCACCAAGGCCTCGCTGGCCACCGAGTCGTTCATCTCCGCGGCCTCGTTCCAGGAGACCACCCGCGTCCTCACCGAGGCGGCGGTCCGCGGCACCAGCGACACGCTGCGCGGCCTGAAGGAAAACGTGATCGTCGGCCGCCTGATCCCGGCCGGTACCGGTCTGGCCTACCACAGCCTGCGCCGTCGCAACTCCAGCGGCCTGACTGAGTCGGAAATGCAGACCCTGTCCGGCGGCAACGCCGAGCCGGTGGTCGAAGCGCCGGCAGCGGCGGCGGCCAGCAGCGAAGAGTGA
- the rpoB gene encoding DNA-directed RNA polymerase subunit beta: MTSYSFTEKKRIRKDFGKQRSILEVPFLLAIQVDSYREFLQENTDPNKRSDHGLHAALKSVFPISSYSGNAALEYVGYKLGDPVFDERECRQRGMSYGAPLRVTVRLVIYDRESSTKAIKYVKEQEVYLGEIPLMTDNGTFIVNGTERVIVSQLHRSPGVFFDHDRGKTHSSGKLLYSARIIPYRGSWLDFEFDPKDALFTRIDRRRKLPVSILLRALGYSNEEMLAEFFEINTFHIDPKEGVQLELVPERLRGETLNFDLADGDKVIVEAGKRITARHVKQLEAAGVAALAVPDEYLVGRILSHDVVDAATGELLASANDEISEDQLNAFRKAGVDAVGTLWVNDLDRGPYLSNTLRIDPTKTQLEALVEIYRMMRPGEPPTKDAAQNLFHNLFFTFERYDLSTVGRMKFNRRVGRKEVTGESVLYDRKYFGERNDEESKRLVAEHADSSDILEVIKVLTEIRNGRGVVDDIDHLGNRRVRSVGEMAENVFRVGLVRVERAVKERLSMAESEGLTPQELINAKPVAAAIKEFFGSSQLSQFMDQNNPLSEVTHKRRVSALGPGGLTRERAGFEVRDVHPTHYGRVCTIETPEGPNIGLINSLAVYARTNQYGFLETPYRKVVDGQITDDVEYLSAIEENEYVIAQANALHDSKSRLTEQFVPCRYQGESLLKPPAEVHFMDVSPMQTVSIAAALVPFLEHDDANRALMGANMQRQAVPTLRAQKPLVGTGIERAVARDSGVTVNAKRGGVIEQIDAARIVVKVNEEEIGGGTDAGVDIYNLIKYTRSNQNTCINQRPLVNVGDVIARGDVLADGPSTDIGELALGQNMLIAFMPWNGYNFEDSILLSERVVEEDRYTTIHIEELTCVARDTKLGPEEISADIPNVSEQALNRLDESGVVYIGAEVRAGDIMVGKVTPKGESQLTPEEKLLRAIFGEKASDVKDSSLRVPPGMDGTVIDVQVFTRDGIEKDKRARQIEENEIKRVKKDFDDQFRILESAIYARLRAQLIGKVANGGPNLKKGDTITDAYLDGLKKSDWFALRMKDEEPSDAIERAQKQIQAHEKEFERRFADKRGKITAGDDLAPGVLKMVKVFLAVKRRIQPGDKMAGRHGNKGVVSMIQPIEDMPYMANGETVDIVLNPLGVPSRMNIGQVLEVHLGWAAKGLGRKIQNMLEAQTKVADLRKFLTQIYNHDQKLGEDRVDLDQFSDAELLALSKNLTDGVPMATPVFDGATEAEIKHMLQLADLPISGQTQLYDGRTGEAFDRHTTVGYMHMLKLNHLVDDKMHARSTGPYSLVTQQPLGGKAQFGGQRFGEMEVWALEAYGAAYTLQEMLTVKSDDVQGRNQMYKNIVDGEHEMVAGMPESFNVLVKEIRSLAINMELED, translated from the coding sequence ATGACGTCCTATTCGTTCACCGAAAAGAAGCGTATCCGCAAGGATTTCGGCAAGCAGCGCTCGATCCTCGAAGTGCCGTTCCTGCTGGCGATCCAGGTAGATTCCTACCGCGAATTCCTGCAGGAAAACACCGACCCGAACAAGCGTTCGGACCACGGCCTGCACGCGGCCCTGAAATCGGTGTTCCCGATCTCCAGCTACAGCGGCAACGCGGCGCTGGAGTACGTCGGCTACAAGCTCGGCGATCCGGTGTTCGACGAGCGCGAATGCCGCCAGCGCGGCATGAGCTACGGCGCCCCGCTGCGCGTGACCGTGCGCCTGGTGATCTACGACCGCGAGTCCTCGACCAAGGCCATCAAGTACGTGAAGGAGCAGGAGGTCTACCTCGGCGAGATCCCGCTGATGACCGACAACGGCACCTTCATCGTCAACGGTACCGAGCGCGTCATCGTCTCCCAGCTGCACCGTTCGCCGGGCGTGTTCTTCGACCACGACCGCGGCAAGACGCATAGCTCGGGCAAGCTGCTGTACAGCGCCCGCATCATCCCGTACCGCGGTTCCTGGCTGGACTTCGAGTTCGACCCGAAGGACGCGCTGTTCACCCGTATCGACCGCCGCCGCAAGCTGCCTGTGTCGATCCTGCTGCGCGCGCTCGGCTACTCGAACGAAGAGATGCTGGCCGAGTTCTTCGAGATCAACACCTTCCACATCGATCCCAAGGAAGGCGTGCAGCTGGAGCTGGTGCCCGAGCGCCTGCGCGGCGAGACGCTGAACTTCGACCTGGCCGATGGCGACAAGGTCATCGTCGAGGCTGGCAAGCGCATCACCGCGCGCCACGTCAAGCAGCTCGAAGCCGCCGGCGTCGCCGCACTGGCCGTGCCCGACGAGTACCTGGTCGGCCGCATCCTGTCGCACGACGTGGTCGATGCGGCGACCGGCGAACTGCTGGCCAGCGCCAACGACGAGATCAGCGAAGACCAGCTGAACGCGTTCCGCAAGGCCGGCGTCGATGCCGTGGGCACGCTGTGGGTCAACGACCTGGACCGTGGTCCGTACCTGTCCAATACCCTGCGCATCGATCCGACCAAGACCCAGCTGGAAGCGCTGGTCGAGATCTACCGCATGATGCGTCCCGGCGAGCCGCCGACCAAGGACGCCGCGCAGAACCTGTTCCACAACCTGTTCTTCACCTTCGAGCGCTACGACCTGTCCACGGTCGGCCGGATGAAGTTCAACCGCCGTGTCGGCCGCAAGGAAGTCACCGGCGAGTCGGTGCTGTACGACAGGAAGTACTTCGGCGAGCGCAACGACGAAGAGTCCAAGCGCCTGGTCGCCGAGCATGCCGACAGCTCCGACATCCTGGAAGTGATCAAGGTCCTGACCGAGATCCGCAACGGCCGCGGCGTGGTCGACGACATCGACCACCTCGGCAACCGTCGCGTGCGTTCGGTTGGCGAAATGGCCGAGAACGTATTCCGCGTGGGCCTGGTTCGCGTCGAGCGCGCGGTCAAGGAGCGTCTGTCGATGGCCGAGTCCGAAGGCCTGACCCCGCAGGAACTGATCAATGCCAAGCCGGTGGCCGCCGCGATCAAGGAGTTCTTCGGCTCCTCGCAGCTGTCGCAGTTCATGGATCAGAACAACCCGCTGTCGGAAGTGACGCACAAGCGTCGGGTCTCCGCGCTGGGTCCGGGCGGTCTGACCCGCGAACGCGCCGGCTTCGAAGTGCGCGACGTGCATCCGACCCACTACGGCCGCGTCTGCACCATCGAGACGCCGGAAGGCCCGAACATCGGCCTGATCAATTCGCTGGCGGTGTATGCCCGCACCAACCAGTACGGCTTCCTTGAGACGCCGTACCGCAAGGTCGTGGACGGCCAGATCACCGACGACGTCGAATACCTGTCGGCGATCGAAGAGAACGAGTACGTGATCGCGCAGGCCAACGCGCTGCACGATTCCAAGAGCCGCCTGACCGAGCAGTTCGTGCCGTGCCGCTACCAGGGCGAGTCGCTGCTGAAGCCGCCGGCCGAAGTGCACTTCATGGACGTGTCGCCGATGCAGACCGTGTCCATCGCGGCGGCGCTGGTGCCTTTCCTGGAGCACGATGACGCCAACCGCGCACTGATGGGCGCCAACATGCAGCGCCAGGCCGTGCCGACGCTGCGTGCGCAGAAGCCGCTGGTCGGTACCGGCATCGAGCGGGCGGTGGCGCGCGACTCGGGCGTGACCGTGAACGCCAAGCGTGGCGGCGTGATCGAGCAGATCGACGCGGCGCGCATCGTGGTCAAGGTCAACGAAGAAGAGATCGGCGGCGGCACCGATGCCGGCGTGGACATCTACAACCTGATCAAGTACACGCGCTCCAACCAGAACACCTGCATCAACCAGCGTCCGCTGGTCAATGTGGGCGACGTCATCGCGCGCGGCGACGTGCTGGCCGACGGCCCCTCGACCGACATCGGCGAGCTGGCCCTGGGCCAGAACATGCTGATCGCGTTCATGCCGTGGAACGGCTACAACTTCGAAGACTCCATCCTGCTCTCCGAGCGCGTGGTGGAAGAGGATCGCTACACCACGATCCACATCGAAGAGCTGACCTGCGTGGCGCGCGACACCAAGCTGGGGCCGGAGGAAATCTCCGCCGACATCCCGAACGTGTCCGAGCAGGCGCTGAACCGCCTGGACGAGTCGGGCGTGGTGTACATCGGCGCCGAAGTGCGCGCCGGCGACATCATGGTCGGCAAGGTCACGCCGAAGGGCGAGAGCCAGCTGACTCCGGAAGAGAAGCTGCTGCGCGCGATCTTCGGCGAGAAGGCCTCGGACGTGAAGGACAGCTCGCTGCGCGTGCCGCCGGGCATGGACGGCACCGTCATCGACGTGCAGGTGTTCACCCGCGACGGCATCGAGAAGGACAAGCGCGCCCGCCAGATCGAGGAAAACGAGATCAAGCGCGTCAAGAAGGACTTCGACGACCAGTTCCGGATCCTGGAAAGTGCGATCTATGCGCGTCTGCGGGCCCAGCTGATCGGCAAGGTCGCCAATGGCGGTCCGAACCTGAAGAAGGGCGACACCATCACCGACGCGTACCTGGACGGGCTGAAGAAGTCCGACTGGTTTGCGCTGCGGATGAAGGACGAGGAACCGTCCGACGCGATCGAGCGCGCGCAGAAGCAGATCCAGGCGCACGAGAAGGAATTCGAGCGTCGCTTCGCCGACAAGCGCGGCAAGATCACCGCTGGCGACGACCTCGCCCCGGGCGTGCTGAAGATGGTCAAGGTGTTCCTGGCGGTGAAGCGCCGCATCCAGCCCGGCGACAAGATGGCCGGTCGCCACGGCAATAAGGGTGTCGTGTCGATGATCCAGCCGATCGAGGACATGCCGTACATGGCCAACGGCGAGACCGTGGACATCGTGCTGAACCCGCTGGGCGTGCCGTCGCGTATGAACATCGGCCAGGTGCTGGAAGTGCATCTGGGCTGGGCCGCCAAGGGCCTGGGTCGCAAGATCCAGAACATGCTCGAGGCGCAGACCAAGGTCGCCGACCTGCGCAAGTTCCTGACCCAGATCTACAACCACGACCAGAAGCTGGGCGAAGACCGTGTGGACCTGGATCAGTTCAGCGACGCGGAGCTACTGGCCCTGTCGAAGAACCTGACCGACGGCGTGCCGATGGCCACCCCGGTGTTCGACGGTGCGACGGAAGCCGAGATCAAGCACATGCTCCAGCTCGCCGACCTGCCGATCAGCGGCCAGACCCAACTGTACGACGGCCGCACCGGCGAGGCGTTCGATCGCCACACCACGGTCGGCTACATGCACATGCTGAAGCTGAACCACCTGGTCGACGACAAGATGCACGCGCGCTCCACCGGCCCGTACTCGCTCGTCACCCAGCAACCGCTGGGCGGCAAGGCGCAGTTCGGCGGTCAGCGCTTCGGCGAAATGGAAGTCTGGGCGCTGGAAGCCTACGGGGCGGCCTACACTCTGCAGGAAATGCTGACGGTGAAGTCCGACGACGTGCAGGGCCGCAACCAGATGTACAAGAACATCGTCGACGGCGAGCACGAGATGGTCGCGGGCATGCCGGAATCCTTCAACGTGCTGGTGAAGGAAATCCGCTCGCTGGCCATCAACATGGAACTGGAAGACTGA
- the rplL gene encoding 50S ribosomal protein L7/L12, whose protein sequence is MSLSNEQIVDAIAEKTLMEVMELVKAIEEKFGVSAAAPVAAAGPAAAAAPVEEQTEFNVILKAVGEKKVEVIKAVRAITGLGLKEAKDLVEGAPQTVKEAVSKEDSEKFKKDLEAAGATVEIK, encoded by the coding sequence ATGTCCCTGTCTAACGAACAGATCGTCGACGCAATCGCCGAAAAGACCCTCATGGAAGTGATGGAGCTGGTCAAGGCCATCGAAGAGAAGTTTGGCGTCTCCGCCGCCGCCCCGGTCGCCGCTGCCGGCCCGGCCGCTGCTGCCGCCCCGGTCGAAGAGCAGACCGAGTTCAACGTCATCCTGAAGGCTGTCGGCGAGAAGAAGGTCGAAGTCATCAAGGCCGTCCGCGCCATCACCGGCCTGGGCCTGAAGGAAGCGAAGGACCTGGTCGAAGGTGCTCCGCAGACCGTCAAGGAAGCCGTGTCGAAGGAAGATTCCGAGAAGTTCAAGAAGGATCTCGAGGCCGCCGGCGCGACCGTCGAAATCAAGTAA
- the rplJ gene encoding 50S ribosomal protein L10 produces MALNLSQKQEVVAELADVAAKAHSLVAAEYAGITVAQLTAMRKKARETGVYLRVVKNTLASRAFAGTEYECVQDALVGPLLYAFSTEEPGAAGRLIKEFAKGNDKLQTKVVSMGGQLYPAAHLEVLASLPTREQALAMLARVLAEPASMFARAVKAVGDKLGGGEEAPAAAEDAPAETA; encoded by the coding sequence ATGGCTCTCAATCTGTCCCAGAAGCAAGAAGTCGTCGCCGAACTGGCAGACGTTGCCGCGAAGGCTCACTCCTTGGTTGCTGCCGAGTACGCCGGCATCACGGTCGCCCAGCTGACCGCGATGCGCAAGAAAGCGCGCGAAACCGGTGTGTACTTGCGTGTTGTCAAGAACACCCTGGCCTCGCGTGCCTTTGCCGGTACCGAATACGAGTGCGTCCAGGACGCGCTGGTCGGTCCGCTGCTGTATGCGTTCTCGACGGAAGAACCCGGCGCTGCCGGTCGTCTGATCAAGGAATTCGCCAAGGGTAACGACAAGCTGCAGACCAAGGTCGTGTCGATGGGTGGCCAGCTGTATCCGGCCGCTCACCTCGAGGTGTTGGCATCGCTGCCGACCCGCGAGCAGGCGCTGGCCATGCTGGCACGTGTCCTCGCCGAGCCGGCGAGCATGTTCGCCCGCGCGGTGAAGGCAGTGGGCGACAAGCTCGGTGGTGGCGAAGAAGCCCCCGCTGCAGCGGAAGACGCCCCGGCCGAAACGGCTTAA
- the rplA gene encoding 50S ribosomal protein L1 yields the protein MAQTKRQKAIRAAVQPGKAYSIDEALKIIKSTSKAKFVEAVDVAVCLGVDAKKSDQQVRGSTVLPAGTGKSVRVAVFAPAGAKADEALAAGAEAVGMDDLAEKMQAGDLNYDVVIATPDAMRVVGKLGTLLGPRGLMPNPKVGTVSANPAEAVKNAKSGQVRYRTDKGGIIHCTIGKASFEDEALKNNLQALLLDLVKAKPATSKGTYLQKISVSSTMGPGVTVDQASLSLK from the coding sequence ATGGCACAGACCAAGCGACAGAAAGCAATCCGTGCTGCCGTGCAGCCGGGCAAGGCGTATTCGATCGACGAAGCGCTGAAGATCATCAAGTCCACCAGCAAGGCCAAGTTCGTCGAAGCCGTCGACGTGGCCGTGTGCCTGGGCGTGGATGCCAAAAAGTCCGATCAGCAGGTGCGCGGTTCCACCGTGCTGCCCGCCGGTACCGGCAAGAGCGTGCGCGTGGCGGTGTTCGCCCCGGCCGGCGCCAAGGCTGACGAAGCACTGGCCGCTGGCGCCGAAGCCGTCGGCATGGACGACCTGGCCGAGAAGATGCAGGCCGGCGACCTCAACTACGACGTGGTCATCGCCACCCCGGACGCGATGCGCGTCGTCGGCAAGTTGGGCACGCTGCTGGGCCCGCGCGGCCTGATGCCGAACCCGAAGGTCGGCACCGTATCGGCCAATCCGGCCGAAGCGGTGAAGAACGCCAAATCGGGTCAGGTGCGCTACCGCACCGACAAGGGCGGCATCATCCACTGCACCATCGGCAAGGCCAGCTTCGAAGACGAGGCACTGAAGAACAATCTGCAGGCGCTGCTGCTGGACTTGGTCAAGGCCAAGCCGGCGACCTCGAAGGGCACCTACCTGCAGAAGATCTCGGTGAGCTCGACCATGGGTCCGGGCGTCACCGTCGATCAGGCGTCGCTGTCCCTGAAGTAA
- the rplK gene encoding 50S ribosomal protein L11, with product MAKKVVGYIKLQVKAGQANPSPPVGPALGQRGLNIMEFCKAFNAATQKLEPGLPTPVIITAYSDRTFTFITKSTPASVLLKKAAGITSGSKRPNSEKVGKVTRKQLEEIAKAKEADLTAAELEAAVRTIAGSARSMGLTVEG from the coding sequence ATGGCAAAGAAAGTAGTCGGTTACATCAAGCTGCAGGTGAAGGCCGGTCAGGCCAATCCCTCGCCGCCGGTCGGTCCTGCGCTGGGTCAGCGCGGCCTGAACATCATGGAATTCTGCAAGGCGTTCAATGCCGCCACGCAGAAGCTGGAGCCGGGCCTGCCCACTCCGGTCATCATCACTGCCTATTCGGACCGTACCTTCACCTTCATCACCAAGAGCACCCCTGCGAGCGTGCTGTTGAAGAAGGCCGCAGGCATCACCTCCGGTTCCAAGCGCCCGAACAGCGAAAAGGTCGGCAAGGTCACCCGCAAGCAGCTCGAAGAGATCGCCAAGGCGAAGGAGGCCGACCTGACTGCAGCCGAGCTGGAAGCGGCGGTGCGTACGATTGCGGGTTCCGCCCGCAGCATGGGCCTGACGGTGGAGGGTTAA